A single genomic interval of Streptomyces sp. BA2 harbors:
- a CDS encoding transglutaminase TgpA family protein, which translates to MSGRARLALCATAATLMASGALLPLVDPATWFIQAAILLALQSGVGALTRRVPLARPVTVAVQALVTLLLLTLVFAREQAIGGVLPGPDVFREFGLLLEAGGNDVGRYAIPAPLSEGIRLMLVGGVLVIGLAVDALAVTFRTAAPAGLPLLALYSVAAGLSGDGAGWLWFLLAAAGYLLLLLAEGRDRLSQWGRVFGGAARAPGRISGGLETDSGAIAPVRTGRRIGAVALGIALVVPLALPALDGGLLDGSGGAGGSGSGGGGTISAVNPLVALQDSLNEPDDREVISYKTNAKETENLYLRIVSLDQFDGTTWKTTVRSIEDVPPRLEDPPGLYPDVRRSEIQTNISAADSYAQNWLPMPYPASEVKINGRWRYEPVGRALVGDRGQTTRGAQYEVKSLIVEPTAEQLANASEPPRQIAEEFTKVPGSLPPVVASEARKITKGASNDYEKAVKLQDWFASEGGFTYNTQVRAGSGPAAIARFLEQKEGFCVHFSFAMASMARTLDIPARVAVGFTPGAAQADGSMSVGLRDAHAWPELYFEGVGWTRFEPTPNRGTVPDYTRPDTPSDGASDPAAPESSSSAAPSDEPSASASCPPDQQKQGGCASTAPAIAGGSGGDGPPIGMIVSVTLGALVALGLPLLPMLWRKRVRAVRLGSPGRTEADAAARTLAAWLEVTDTAWDHGITPDESQTPRKAAARIVRIGQLAAAPAESVHRLAAAVEQVLYAPRPQPTAGLADDVHRVSEGLWATSNRSARLRATFAPRSAARVVWAVSDRWTAVKQRWSERIAKRWAALRGPSGPSQPSQPSQQEG; encoded by the coding sequence ATGAGTGGGCGCGCGCGACTCGCGCTCTGTGCCACGGCGGCCACGCTGATGGCATCCGGGGCGCTGCTGCCGCTCGTCGATCCGGCGACGTGGTTCATCCAGGCGGCGATCCTGCTCGCGCTGCAGAGCGGCGTGGGCGCGCTGACCCGGCGGGTCCCGCTGGCCCGGCCGGTCACGGTCGCCGTGCAGGCCCTGGTGACGCTGCTGCTCCTGACGCTGGTGTTCGCCCGTGAGCAGGCGATCGGCGGGGTGCTTCCGGGCCCCGACGTGTTCCGGGAGTTCGGGCTGCTCCTCGAGGCGGGCGGCAACGACGTCGGGCGGTACGCGATCCCGGCGCCGCTCAGTGAGGGCATCCGGCTGATGCTGGTCGGCGGCGTCCTGGTGATCGGCCTCGCGGTGGACGCCCTCGCGGTGACGTTCCGTACGGCGGCGCCAGCGGGTCTTCCGCTGCTCGCGCTGTACTCGGTCGCCGCGGGGCTCTCCGGGGACGGGGCCGGGTGGCTGTGGTTCCTGCTCGCGGCCGCCGGGTATCTGCTGCTGCTCCTGGCGGAGGGACGGGACCGGCTCTCCCAGTGGGGGCGGGTCTTCGGGGGCGCCGCGCGTGCGCCCGGCCGGATCTCAGGGGGCCTGGAGACCGACAGCGGCGCGATCGCGCCGGTCCGCACAGGGCGGCGCATCGGCGCGGTGGCCCTGGGCATCGCCCTGGTGGTGCCGCTCGCGCTGCCCGCCCTGGACGGCGGGCTCCTGGACGGTTCCGGTGGCGCCGGAGGTTCGGGTTCCGGCGGTGGCGGCACGATCTCCGCGGTGAATCCGCTGGTCGCGCTCCAGGACAGCCTGAACGAACCGGACGACCGCGAGGTCATCTCGTACAAGACGAACGCCAAGGAGACCGAGAACCTCTACCTGCGGATCGTCTCCCTCGACCAGTTCGACGGCACGACCTGGAAGACCACGGTCCGCAGCATCGAGGACGTACCGCCGCGCCTGGAGGACCCGCCGGGGCTCTATCCGGACGTCCGCAGGAGCGAGATCCAGACGAACATCTCGGCCGCCGACAGCTACGCCCAGAACTGGCTGCCGATGCCCTATCCGGCGAGCGAGGTGAAGATCAACGGCCGCTGGCGGTACGAGCCGGTGGGGCGCGCCCTGGTGGGTGACCGCGGGCAGACGACGCGCGGCGCGCAGTACGAGGTCAAGAGCCTCATCGTGGAGCCCACGGCCGAGCAGCTCGCGAACGCGTCCGAGCCGCCCAGGCAGATCGCGGAGGAGTTCACCAAGGTGCCCGGCTCTCTGCCGCCCGTGGTGGCCTCCGAGGCCCGGAAGATCACCAAGGGCGCCTCGAACGACTACGAGAAGGCGGTCAAGCTCCAGGACTGGTTCGCCTCGGAGGGCGGCTTCACGTACAACACGCAGGTACGGGCGGGCAGCGGCCCGGCGGCGATCGCCCGCTTCCTGGAGCAGAAGGAAGGCTTCTGCGTCCACTTCTCGTTCGCGATGGCCTCGATGGCGCGGACGCTGGACATCCCGGCGCGCGTCGCGGTGGGCTTCACACCGGGCGCCGCGCAGGCGGACGGTTCGATGTCGGTCGGTCTGCGGGACGCGCACGCCTGGCCCGAGCTGTACTTCGAGGGCGTGGGCTGGACCCGCTTCGAGCCGACCCCGAACCGCGGCACGGTGCCGGACTACACGCGCCCGGACACCCCGTCCGACGGCGCGAGCGACCCGGCGGCGCCCGAGTCGAGCTCGTCGGCGGCGCCGTCCGACGAGCCATCGGCCTCCGCGAGCTGCCCGCCCGACCAGCAGAAGCAGGGCGGCTGCGCGAGCACGGCCCCGGCGATCGCGGGCGGCTCGGGCGGTGATGGACCGCCGATCGGCATGATCGTGTCCGTGACTCTCGGAGCCCTGGTGGCCCTGGGCCTGCCCCTGCTGCCGATGCTGTGGCGCAAGCGGGTCCGGGCGGTGCGCCTGGGCTCGCCGGGCCGTACGGAGGCGGACGCGGCCGCGCGGACTCTCGCCGCCTGGCTGGAGGTGACCGATACGGCCTGGGACCACGGGATCACGCCGGACGAGTCGCAGACCCCGCGCAAGGCGGCGGCCCGAATCGTACGCATCGGGCAGCTCGCCGCGGCGCCCGCGGAGTCCGTCCATCGCCTGGCGGCCGCGGTCGAACAGGTGCTCTACGCGCCACGGCCCCAGCCGACGGCGGGCCTGGCCGACGACGTGCACCGCGTGTCCGAGGGGCTGTGGGCCACGTCGAACCGTTCGGCCCGGCTGCGGGCGACGTTCGCCCCGCGTTCGGCCGCACGAGTGGTGTGGGCGGTCTCGGACCGCTGGACGGCGGTCAAGCAGCGGTGGTCCGAGCGGATCGCCAAGCGGTGGGCGGCACTGCGGGGGCCTTCGGGACCGTCGCAGCCGTCGCAGCCCTCGCAGCAGGAGGGCTAG
- a CDS encoding methyltransferase: MSDPMRPRASLRTAVVWEVLKDALDRRVKATGRESHSLDVLDTGGGSGNFAVPVARLGHRVTVVDPSPNALFALERRAAEAGVADRVRGVQGDVHGLFDVVERAGFDAVLCHGVLEYVDDPAEGVRNAVSALRPSGTLSLLAAGLGGAVLARALAGHFTEARQALGDPAGRWGDGDPVPRRFTAEQLTELVEGAGVRVDAVHGVRVFADLVPGVLVDTEPGALEALLKLEAAAAELAAFHSVATQLHVLGETRDADET; this comes from the coding sequence GTGTCGGACCCGATGCGCCCCCGCGCTTCTCTCCGTACCGCCGTGGTCTGGGAGGTCCTCAAGGACGCTCTCGACCGCCGGGTCAAGGCCACGGGCCGGGAGTCACACTCCCTCGACGTGCTCGACACCGGAGGCGGCAGCGGCAACTTCGCCGTGCCCGTCGCCCGCCTCGGCCACCGCGTCACCGTCGTCGACCCCAGCCCGAACGCCCTCTTCGCCCTCGAGCGCCGGGCCGCCGAGGCGGGCGTCGCCGACCGGGTGCGCGGCGTCCAGGGCGACGTACACGGCCTCTTCGACGTCGTGGAGCGCGCCGGGTTCGACGCCGTCCTGTGCCACGGCGTCCTGGAGTACGTGGACGACCCCGCCGAGGGCGTGCGCAACGCGGTCAGCGCGCTGCGCCCCTCCGGCACCCTCAGCCTGCTCGCCGCGGGACTCGGCGGAGCCGTGCTCGCCAGGGCGCTCGCCGGGCACTTCACCGAGGCCAGGCAGGCCCTCGGCGACCCGGCCGGACGCTGGGGCGACGGCGACCCCGTGCCCCGGCGCTTCACCGCCGAGCAGCTCACCGAGCTGGTCGAGGGCGCGGGCGTCAGGGTCGACGCGGTGCACGGGGTGCGGGTCTTCGCCGACCTGGTTCCCGGGGTTCTGGTGGACACGGAGCCCGGCGCCCTGGAGGCCCTGCTCAAGCTGGAGGCGGCCGCCGCCGAGCTCGCCGCCTTCCACTCCGTGGCCACCCAGCTGCATGTGCTCGGTGAGACCCGGGATGCCGACGAGACCTGA
- a CDS encoding SAV_6107 family HEPN domain-containing protein, whose protein sequence is MASTSAAAARRHRPVGPTPVTTGPASDVHPVLRRATAPPAALELLAQARAGIDEAAHLETPNERYATAHLAALRTAAAVLAARGRPETSPRRRQRIRSAWEVLPEIAPELTEWSALFASGAPRRARAEAGIQGAATVRDADDLLRDVAMFLRLVERMLVLQPVLPQPRQEPPDAGRDG, encoded by the coding sequence ATGGCCAGCACTTCCGCAGCAGCCGCACGTCGCCACCGCCCCGTCGGCCCTACCCCCGTAACGACCGGTCCCGCGAGCGACGTCCATCCCGTCCTCCGCCGGGCCACGGCCCCGCCCGCCGCACTCGAACTGCTCGCCCAGGCCCGCGCCGGCATCGACGAGGCCGCGCACCTGGAGACTCCGAACGAGCGCTACGCCACGGCCCACCTCGCGGCCCTGCGCACCGCGGCCGCCGTCCTCGCCGCCCGCGGCAGGCCCGAGACGTCCCCGCGACGCAGGCAGCGGATCCGCAGCGCCTGGGAAGTGCTCCCCGAGATAGCACCCGAACTGACCGAGTGGAGCGCCCTGTTCGCCTCCGGCGCGCCGCGCAGGGCCCGCGCGGAGGCGGGCATACAGGGCGCGGCCACCGTCCGGGACGCGGACGACCTGCTGCGTGACGTGGCGATGTTCTTACGCCTCGTCGAGCGGATGCTGGTGCTCCAGCCCGTGCTGCCCCAGCCCAGGCAGGAGCCGCCGGACGCAGGCCGAGACGGATGA
- a CDS encoding DUF58 domain-containing protein, translated as MAAGGPQPAQAEEGKGGLRTALAGLTTRGRSFLAAGVAAAICAYVLGQSDLLRVGLLLAVLPLVCATVLYRTRYRVAGSRRLSPARVPASSEARVHLRMDNVSRLPTGLLMLQDRVPYVLGPRPRFVLDRVEAGGRREVSYRVRSDLRGRYPLGPLQLRLTDPFGMCELTRSFSTYDTLTVIPRVEALPPVRLTGEAKGYGDGRHRSLALAGEDDVIPRGYRHGDDLRRVHWRSTARYGELMVRREEQPQRARCTVLLDTRAHAFRGAGPDSAFEWAVSGTASALVHMLERGFSVRLLTDTGNSVPGEGSDGFAGASQESADAAGLMMDTLAVIDHSDGAGLSPAYDVLRGGNEGLLIAFLGDLDEEQATVAAKMRQRSGAAVAFVLDSTAWAQGPGGALPGPGDERVRMLREAGWTAVAVPPGVPLVDLWRQADHLRAGTGPAPAAGTTTGGWG; from the coding sequence ATGGCGGCCGGGGGGCCGCAGCCGGCGCAGGCCGAGGAGGGCAAGGGCGGACTGCGGACCGCGCTCGCGGGTCTCACCACACGCGGGCGTTCGTTCCTCGCGGCCGGGGTCGCCGCCGCCATCTGCGCGTACGTCCTGGGGCAGAGTGATCTGCTCCGGGTCGGGCTGCTGCTCGCCGTCCTTCCGCTGGTGTGCGCGACGGTGCTCTACCGCACCCGCTACCGCGTCGCGGGCAGCCGCAGGCTCTCCCCCGCGCGCGTGCCCGCCAGTTCGGAGGCGCGTGTCCATCTGCGGATGGACAACGTCTCGCGGCTGCCCACGGGGTTGCTCATGCTCCAGGACCGGGTGCCTTACGTCCTGGGGCCGCGGCCCCGGTTCGTGCTCGACCGGGTGGAGGCGGGGGGCCGCCGTGAGGTGTCCTACCGCGTCCGCTCGGATCTGCGGGGGCGCTATCCGCTGGGGCCGCTGCAACTGCGCCTGACGGACCCGTTCGGGATGTGCGAACTGACCCGCTCCTTCTCGACGTACGACACCTTGACGGTCATCCCGCGGGTGGAGGCGCTGCCTCCGGTGCGGCTCACCGGCGAGGCCAAGGGGTACGGCGACGGGCGGCACCGCTCGCTGGCCCTCGCCGGCGAGGACGACGTGATCCCGCGGGGCTACCGCCACGGCGACGACCTGCGCCGCGTCCACTGGCGCTCCACGGCCCGCTATGGAGAGCTGATGGTGCGCCGCGAGGAGCAGCCGCAGCGGGCCCGCTGCACGGTGCTCCTGGACACCCGGGCGCACGCCTTCCGGGGCGCAGGGCCCGACTCGGCCTTCGAGTGGGCGGTGTCGGGCACGGCGTCCGCCCTGGTGCACATGCTCGAACGGGGCTTTTCGGTACGGCTGTTGACCGACACCGGCAACTCCGTGCCCGGGGAGGGCTCGGACGGTTTCGCGGGCGCGAGCCAGGAGTCGGCGGACGCGGCGGGACTGATGATGGACACCCTCGCGGTGATCGACCACTCGGACGGCGCGGGGCTCTCACCCGCGTACGACGTGCTGCGCGGGGGCAACGAAGGCCTGCTGATCGCCTTCCTCGGCGACCTCGACGAGGAGCAGGCGACGGTGGCCGCCAAGATGCGGCAGCGCAGCGGCGCCGCGGTCGCCTTCGTCCTGGACAGCACGGCCTGGGCCCAGGGCCCCGGCGGCGCTCTGCCGGGCCCCGGCGACGAGCGGGTCCGGATGCTGCGCGAGGCGGGCTGGACGGCCGTGGCGGTGCCTCCTGGGGTCCCTCTGGTGGACCTGTGGCGCCAGGCGGACCATCTGCGGGCCGGCACGGGCCCGGCTCCGGCGGCGGGGACGACGACCGGGGGCTGGGGATGA
- a CDS encoding beta-class carbonic anhydrase, whose protein sequence is MTFFVPSHSGPGRSVPTTVIAMSTSASSTGSSPAEPNGGITADGTVTDRLVEANKRYAKAFTDPGMDARPVLGVAVVACMDARIDLHDALGLELGDCHTIRNAGGVVTDDVMRSLTISQRALGTRSVVLIHHTSCGLESLTEEFRHELELEVGQRPAWAVEAFRDVDQDVRQSMQRVRTSPFLLHTDDVRGFVFDVTTGLLREIDPA, encoded by the coding sequence TTGACGTTCTTTGTCCCTTCTCACAGCGGGCCCGGGCGATCAGTGCCGACTACCGTCATAGCCATGTCGACTTCCGCATCCTCCACGGGCAGCTCCCCCGCAGAGCCGAACGGTGGGATAACCGCCGACGGCACCGTCACCGATCGCCTCGTCGAGGCGAACAAGCGGTACGCAAAGGCATTCACGGATCCTGGTATGGACGCACGCCCCGTCCTCGGGGTCGCCGTCGTCGCCTGCATGGACGCCCGCATCGATCTCCACGACGCGCTCGGCCTCGAACTGGGCGACTGCCACACCATCCGCAACGCGGGCGGCGTAGTCACCGACGACGTCATGCGTTCTCTGACGATCAGCCAGCGCGCCCTCGGCACCCGCAGCGTCGTACTGATCCACCACACCAGCTGCGGCCTGGAGAGCCTCACCGAGGAGTTCCGGCACGAGCTGGAGCTCGAGGTCGGCCAGCGGCCCGCCTGGGCGGTGGAGGCCTTCCGCGACGTCGACCAGGACGTACGGCAGTCGATGCAGCGGGTACGGACCTCGCCGTTCCTTCTGCACACCGACGATGTGCGGGGATTCGTCTTCGATGTCACCACAGGTCTGCTGCGGGAGATCGACCCTGCGTGA
- a CDS encoding ATP-binding cassette domain-containing protein has product MDGPNDGARGAAVTARELGLKGPRGWAFRGVGVEAEPGSLIAIEGASGSGRTCLLLALTGRMRPTDGEASVGGFRLPKQLAAVRRISALGPVPGVTDLDPALTVAEHLHERALLERRFGGSLRGLLRPRAERAAEARLRIDTALSAAGLDMESLPKGRRTSVRDLERLEALRLSVALALIGRPRLLAVDDVDLKLSDAERGEAWALLRSLTESGITVVAVCNEAPTGAIAVSTDRSNDDDKETADALAEAGRA; this is encoded by the coding sequence GTGGACGGGCCGAACGACGGCGCGCGGGGAGCCGCCGTCACAGCGCGGGAGTTGGGGCTCAAGGGACCGCGGGGCTGGGCGTTCCGCGGGGTCGGGGTCGAAGCCGAGCCGGGGTCGCTGATCGCGATCGAGGGGGCTTCGGGGTCGGGCCGGACCTGTCTGCTGCTCGCGCTCACCGGGCGGATGCGCCCCACGGATGGCGAGGCCTCCGTGGGGGGCTTCCGGCTGCCCAAGCAGCTCGCGGCGGTCCGCCGGATCAGCGCGCTCGGGCCCGTGCCCGGCGTGACGGATCTCGATCCGGCGCTGACCGTCGCCGAGCATCTGCACGAACGGGCGCTTCTGGAGCGGCGGTTCGGCGGCTCGCTGCGGGGTCTGCTGAGGCCGCGCGCCGAGCGGGCCGCCGAGGCCCGGCTGCGGATCGACACGGCGCTGTCCGCCGCCGGGCTCGACATGGAGTCGCTGCCCAAGGGGCGGCGGACCTCCGTACGCGATCTGGAGCGCCTGGAGGCGCTGCGGCTCTCCGTGGCCCTGGCCCTGATCGGGCGGCCCCGGCTCCTTGCCGTGGACGACGTCGACCTCAAGCTGTCGGACGCCGAACGGGGCGAGGCCTGGGCCCTGTTGAGGTCTCTCACGGAGAGCGGCATCACCGTCGTGGCCGTGTGCAACGAAGCCCCCACGGGTGCGATCGCCGTGTCCACCGACCGCAGCAACGACGACGACAAGGAGACGGCAGATGCGCTCGCCGAAGCTGGCCGCGCTTGA
- a CDS encoding AAA family ATPase, translated as MTTYDDRASLTDLTATAERVRRSVEGVIEGKPEVVRLSLTVLLAEGHLLIEDVPGVGKTMLAKALARSIDCSVRRIQFTPDLLPSDITGVSIFDQQRRDFEFKPGAIFAQIVIGDEINRASPKTQSALLESMEERQVTIDGQTYELPSPFMVVATQNPVEMEGTYPLPEAQRDRFMARVSIGYPNAEAELQMLDVHGGVSPLDDLQPVAHAHDIVKLIDAVRTVHVADSVRRYAVDLVGATRNHPDLRLGASPRATLHLLRAAKASAALSGREFALPDDVQALAVAVLAHRLLPTAQAQLNRRTAESVVLEILQRTPVPAAAQPNSGYFNQQPPGARRL; from the coding sequence GTGACGACCTATGACGATCGAGCGAGCCTCACAGATCTGACCGCCACAGCGGAACGTGTCCGCAGGTCGGTCGAGGGTGTGATCGAGGGCAAGCCAGAGGTCGTACGGCTTTCGCTGACCGTGCTCCTCGCCGAGGGGCATTTGCTGATCGAGGATGTACCGGGCGTGGGCAAGACCATGCTCGCCAAGGCGCTCGCGCGGTCCATCGACTGCTCCGTGCGGCGCATCCAGTTCACGCCCGACCTGCTGCCGTCGGACATCACTGGTGTGTCCATTTTCGACCAGCAGCGCCGGGACTTCGAGTTCAAGCCCGGCGCGATCTTCGCGCAGATCGTGATCGGCGACGAGATCAACCGCGCGTCTCCCAAGACGCAGTCCGCGCTCCTGGAGTCCATGGAGGAGCGCCAGGTCACCATCGACGGGCAGACCTACGAACTGCCGAGCCCCTTCATGGTGGTGGCGACGCAGAACCCCGTCGAGATGGAGGGGACCTATCCCCTGCCCGAGGCGCAGCGCGACCGCTTCATGGCGCGCGTCTCGATCGGCTATCCGAACGCGGAGGCCGAGCTGCAGATGCTGGACGTGCACGGCGGTGTCTCGCCGCTGGACGACCTCCAGCCGGTGGCGCACGCACACGACATCGTGAAGCTCATCGACGCGGTCCGCACGGTCCACGTCGCCGACTCCGTGCGGCGGTACGCCGTGGACCTGGTGGGGGCGACCCGCAACCACCCGGACCTGAGACTCGGGGCGTCGCCGCGCGCGACGCTGCACCTGCTCCGTGCGGCCAAGGCCTCCGCGGCGCTCAGCGGCCGGGAGTTCGCCCTGCCGGACGACGTCCAGGCCCTCGCCGTGGCGGTGCTCGCGCACCGGCTGCTGCCCACGGCCCAGGCCCAGTTGAACCGGCGTACGGCTGAGTCGGTCGTCCTGGAGATCCTCCAGCGCACGCCCGTCCCCGCCGCCGCCCAGCCGAACAGCGGCTACTTCAACCAGCAGCCGCCCGGCGCACGGAGGCTGTGA
- a CDS encoding DUF3040 domain-containing protein, whose translation MPLSEHEQRMLEQMERALYAEDPKFATALEGSGLRTYTRRRVYQAVAGFLVGIALLMAGMVAQQIWVSVVGFLVMLGCAVLAVTGWRKAPKPGEQPAAGTPTTQGGTPARRQTRQRKSMMDRIEQRWQRRRDEQGQ comes from the coding sequence GTGCCGCTCTCGGAGCACGAGCAGCGCATGCTCGAGCAGATGGAGCGAGCGCTGTACGCCGAAGATCCCAAGTTCGCGACAGCGCTCGAGGGAAGCGGGCTGCGTACGTACACCCGGCGACGGGTCTACCAAGCGGTCGCGGGCTTCCTTGTGGGTATCGCCCTTCTCATGGCCGGAATGGTCGCCCAGCAGATCTGGGTGAGCGTGGTGGGATTCCTCGTCATGCTGGGATGTGCGGTGCTCGCCGTCACCGGATGGCGCAAAGCGCCCAAGCCAGGTGAACAGCCGGCCGCCGGCACGCCCACGACACAGGGCGGCACCCCGGCCCGTCGGCAGACCCGGCAGCGAAAGTCGATGATGGACCGGATCGAGCAGCGTTGGCAGCGCCGCCGCGACGAACAGGGCCAATGA